The window TATGCTAGAAAAATCCGATTCTACTTGTGCATAAAAACTCAATTCAAAATCAATCAATCCATATGTATTATCAATTTCATTGTATAATAGATTGCGTAAGCTAAAATCGTTGTGACATAATGAGAACATCTTATTATCACTTTCACTATTCCCTTTAAACCATACTTCAAGCTCATTAAAGGTCAATTGGTATATCTTATCATCTCCATAATACTGCTTTTTAACGATCTTTTCTTTATTATACTCGTACCGATCATACACATACTGCCAATAAGTCTTCTTAGTATACATTGAAGGACGGTTATTTATTATAGATATTTCATTTTGTAAGATTTTGTTTTTTATATGGTAATCCGCTAATAAACCACCTAACTTATAACATAGTTCTTGTTGGACTACTCTCTGCATTTTATCAAACTTATCTTTTAATATTTTACCTGGAAGCAAAGTCATAACTATCCAGCCAATATTACTATCGATCATTCCAAAGTCGATAAGTTGAGGTGTTAAATATAATGATTCTTTCAACTGAATAAGATTTTGTGTTTCTTTTTTCCAACGCATCTTATCACCGTATATTTTCACAATATAGGTATCCTCTACACTAATAACATAATTGCGCAAATCATCATTATGTCCAATGTTTTTAGTAGTAACTGGATATTTGAAAATATCAAACAACACTTTCTCTACTGATACATCTTGTAATTGCTTAACCCTATCTGAAAACATAATTTATACCTCGCTTAACCTTAAAATAGGTAAATATACAATGTTCCGATATACTAATGCTTTAAGTCTATCTATTACTTTTTACAATACCCTAATCAAATTAAGGATAAATATTGCGACTAACGTTTCGTGTTTGCGACGTCTTCGAACTGGACCCCGAGAAATACACTCTTGGTGGTGCTTGCACCCAGTGAGAAGGTGTGGGTGTATAATCCCTAAAAACTCTCCCTAGTAACCCCCTGCGCAGAAACAGTGTTATATGGAGTAATTCTGCTCTACCTTGTGTATCTTCCCAGCAAATAATTATTTTAAGCTTATATTCTAATATCATAAAACTCAACATTTTGCGCTGTGACCTTAATATATTCTTTTTTAAAAAAAGGTTTACCTATTGTATCTAAAAAAATAATACTTTCTCCACATCTTACTACTGTATATCCATCAGTTTCATATGATTCTAAACAACCAATTAAGAAAAAGCTACCTTCTTCTGTACCCAAATTATACATCTTTTCTTCTGATTTAAGTATATCAACACCCCATTCTAAAGTGTTTTTGATTTCAACTTCAATATGTTTGTTTGAGTTTTCTTCGGGCAACTCACCTATCCATTTTGCTTTGGCAACTCCATATTTATTAGAAATAATAACTTCGTTATCAGACAGAATTTCGTCAATTTTTACTTCCATTTAATTCATTAATCCTCCTCATGCAATTCTAATTTCTTTGAATATGTGTTTATTTCTTTAAGTCTTAAATTAGTAATAAGATATCAATACAGTTTCATTGTTAGCTTGAGCTTCTATTAATAACTCTAAAATGTCATTAAGAACTTTTTGAGTGATTCTATCCAAAACACCAATATCTACCTTCTTAAATTGCATTACAGCTGAGTCGATATCTTGTATCCTCCATGGACTTTCCTTATACCACCCCTCATGTAAATGGTAATAATAAGCTATACTTGTCCATCCACTAACTTCAGGTTGAATTGCATTCATTATGTTATCAAAATATCCATTCCAAATTTTCAGGACTTTGCTTCTATCCTTAGAGTAAGAACAAGTAAACTGAATTTCAGGTTCATCTTCAAATCCTTTATAATAGTTATGTTTGATTTCTTCCATAGTTTACATCTCCCAATATCGATATTAACTAAGCTACTAGCAAAAACTTATCATTTATCCTGTCTGAGCGCGTACAAATCAATGTTCAGATCAAAGAAAGCAGAATTATTTCATATAACGTTCCGGATTTGCGACATTCCTCAACCTTAGAGCGAAGGTGCTCATGCCCTGACAAGGGCTAATGTGCCGAGTGCTCCGACGGACTTAGGTT is drawn from Vallitalea okinawensis and contains these coding sequences:
- a CDS encoding aminoglycoside phosphotransferase family protein, giving the protein MFSDRVKQLQDVSVEKVLFDIFKYPVTTKNIGHNDDLRNYVISVEDTYIVKIYGDKMRWKKETQNLIQLKESLYLTPQLIDFGMIDSNIGWIVMTLLPGKILKDKFDKMQRVVQQELCYKLGGLLADYHIKNKILQNEISIINNRPSMYTKKTYWQYVYDRYEYNKEKIVKKQYYGDDKIYQLTFNELEVWFKGNSESDNKMFSLCHNDFSLRNLLYNEIDNTYGLIDFELSFYAQVESDFSSILIDLVPMGLYQDFCNGYYSTNKSISMNKEEIRIYMMLKIIEICSWSYERANDYYTSSLDVLKNFLLKV